The genomic segment CAAGTGAATCGACACGCACGCTTACCGGCAACGCCTTCAAATCACCTTCGCGCGATTCACGCGCATTCAGCGCCAGCAAATTGCCGGAATTCCACTCGTGCAGCCCGGAGGGGTGCCGGTGCGGCCGCTCTCTTTCCCGCACGAGCACCGGCTCAACCAGTTCCTCATCACGCTGAACAAAGAATTGCTGCAGCGACTGCGCACCCGTCTTCCACAGGTTCAGCGATGCATGCGCCTCATCGCCCGCCCGCGCACTCACCAGCCACTGGCTAGCTCCGACCTCCGCTACATCGCCGCCGTATTGCGCCTTCGGCGCATGGATCGCGGCCTCTGCCGCCAATGGGGACGTGAACCGCGCCAGCCCGTCGCCATGCGTGAACACCACGTCGCCGGATGCAAGTTGCCTTCCGCCCCAGCGCGCCGCTCCGTGATCGCAGCGGTACGACTCAACGCCTGAGCCATCCGCGTACACCAGATAAAGCTCCGGCGTCTTCCCTTCTCCCAGCGGATACATCGATTCGAAAAGAATGCGCCCATCGGCAAGAACGTCTGTCGGAACCGCGCTCGCGTTGATGTGCGTCAACTGCAGCGGATCGGATCCATTCACTTGCGCTGTCTCCAGCTGGAATCCCTGCGCGGTTCGCTGCGCATAAATCAGGCGTTCATCCGGTAGATACAGCGGCCGAATTGCATCCGCTTCGCCGCCAATCACCTTCCGCAGCGAATGATCTGCCAGCGTCAGCTCCCAAATCGACCACGGCTCGCTCGCATTCTTCTTTCCTGCGAACAGCACTCTCTTCGCGTCGAACGAAACATCCGCATCTGCGCTGGCGGCGAATCCCTCCACCAATGGCTCAGCCTTTCCCTTTTTCACCAGCAACAACTGCGCCCCGCGCGCAAATCGCTCCTCGCCGCGCAGTGCAGCCGTCGCGTCGTATGTCGAAGAAGCAGTCGCAATCACCGGCGCATCCGCGCTTCGCGCAGCCTGTCCCGCGAATCCGCAAATCCCCAGCACAACCGCGCCCGCAACAGAGGCCGCCAGCAGCCCGTACAACAGCCTCATCCCACGGCCTCCATCACGCGCGTGCGCTCACTCTCATGAGCCGGCATACGCATCGGCCGCAGGGCGATATAGGGCTCGAGCGACTCCATCATCTGGTCGAACTCGGCAAAGCTCAGCGTCTGGTCCGCATCGCTCCACGCCTTGTCGGGGTTGGGATGCACCTCGACGATCACGCCGTCCGCGCCCGCCGCAACTGCAACGCGCGACAGCGGCGCCACCAGATCGCGAACGCCCGCTGCATGGCTCGGGTCCGCAATCACCGGCAGATGCGAAATTTGCTTGAGCAACGCGATGGCCGCAACATCGAACGTGTTGCGCATAGCCGTTTCAAAGGTGCGAATGCCGCGCTCGCACAGGATCACGTTCGGGTTTCCATTGTCGAGAATGAGTTGCGCGGCGCGAAGAAAATCCGCAATTGTCGCCACCATGCCGCGCTTCAGCAGAATCGGCCGGCCCGACCTCGCAGCCGCCTCGAGAAGCGCATAGTTCTCCATGTTGCGCGTGCCGATCTGCAGAATGTCCGCATACTCGGAGACCATCGGCACATCGCACTCACTCATCACTTCGGTGACAATCGCGAGCCCGCTCTCCTCG from the Occallatibacter riparius genome contains:
- a CDS encoding HzsA-related protein encodes the protein MRLLYGLLAASVAGAVVLGICGFAGQAARSADAPVIATASSTYDATAALRGEERFARGAQLLLVKKGKAEPLVEGFAASADADVSFDAKRVLFAGKKNASEPWSIWELTLADHSLRKVIGGEADAIRPLYLPDERLIYAQRTAQGFQLETAQVNGSDPLQLTHINASAVPTDVLADGRILFESMYPLGEGKTPELYLVYADGSGVESYRCDHGAARWGGRQLASGDVVFTHGDGLARFTSPLAAEAAIHAPKAQYGGDVAEVGASQWLVSARAGDEAHASLNLWKTGAQSLQQFFVQRDEELVEPVLVRERERPHRHPSGLHEWNSGNLLALNARESREGDLKALPVSVRVDSLDVNGNTVALGTAPVEADGSFFVKTPADRAIRFALLDEKGTVLRQEHGWFWVRKGEQRICVGCHTGPERAAENRVPAVLLRTTTPVNLTGVAQQTAVEGH
- the aroF gene encoding 3-deoxy-7-phosphoheptulonate synthase — encoded protein: MRVSWHEQFSESPDVLKSTRREQTVVPVLDVEIGGNEFITMAGPCSVETEFQLMATANHIRRAGARILRGGAFKPRSSPYAFQGLGLAGLKMLARAREESGLAIVTEVMSECDVPMVSEYADILQIGTRNMENYALLEAAARSGRPILLKRGMVATIADFLRAAQLILDNGNPNVILCERGIRTFETAMRNTFDVAAIALLKQISHLPVIADPSHAAGVRDLVAPLSRVAVAAGADGVIVEVHPNPDKAWSDADQTLSFAEFDQMMESLEPYIALRPMRMPAHESERTRVMEAVG